Proteins from a genomic interval of Xanthomonas sp. AM6:
- a CDS encoding alpha-L-fucosidase, translated as MTSETRLRADRSRHAGAVRKTLASSFSLILALAAVSADAADAPSPTAPTAATLSPDQIDQQWLQATAAYAPERARLVREAAAGARKGPFRPDWASLKNYRSPGWYDNAKFGIFIHWGVFSVPAFGNEWYSRNMYQPDSKESKDYAHHREKYGPQATFGYKDLIPLFTAPKFDPQGWARLFRDAGARYVVPVAEHHDGFAMYDSRLSEWTAAKMGPKRDVIGELSKAIRAEGLHFGLSSHRAEHNWFFDGGRTFESDVNDPRYAGLYGPAQIRLRGKDDADVANDWTPVSQAWLDDWLARTTELVDRYDPELIYFDWWIAHPTFRSTLPTMLAYYYNHGAARGDGVVVNYKLGAFPDGAGTLDIERGQLTGIHPTHWQTDTSVSNASWGYVENDTYKTPTFIVHMLVDVVSKNGNLMLNIGPRADGSIPDTERDILLSIGKWLKTNGEAIYDSQPWRTYGEGPTEVVGGTFQDTKTKPYTAEDFRFTTGHGALYAIELGWPAGGKAVIRSLTPEDGVRGVTLLATGRKVPFEQRADGLHLTLPAKPAGEHAYVFRIDLPSPTR; from the coding sequence ATGACGTCCGAGACCCGCCTGCGCGCGGACCGATCCCGCCACGCCGGAGCTGTACGCAAGACTCTGGCAAGCAGTTTCTCCCTCATTCTCGCGTTGGCGGCCGTGTCCGCCGACGCCGCGGATGCGCCGTCGCCGACCGCGCCCACCGCCGCCACGCTCAGCCCCGACCAGATCGACCAGCAATGGCTGCAGGCCACCGCCGCGTACGCGCCCGAGCGCGCGCGGCTGGTCCGCGAAGCCGCCGCCGGCGCGCGCAAGGGACCGTTCCGTCCGGATTGGGCCTCGCTGAAGAACTACCGATCGCCCGGCTGGTACGACAACGCCAAGTTCGGCATCTTCATCCACTGGGGCGTGTTCTCGGTGCCGGCCTTCGGCAACGAGTGGTACTCGCGCAACATGTACCAACCCGACAGCAAAGAGAGCAAGGACTACGCGCACCACCGCGAGAAATACGGCCCGCAAGCCACGTTCGGCTACAAGGACCTGATCCCGCTGTTCACCGCGCCCAAGTTCGACCCGCAGGGCTGGGCTAGGCTGTTCCGCGATGCCGGCGCGCGCTACGTGGTGCCGGTGGCCGAACACCACGACGGCTTCGCGATGTACGACTCGCGGCTGTCGGAATGGACCGCGGCCAAGATGGGCCCCAAGCGCGACGTGATCGGCGAGCTGTCCAAGGCGATCCGCGCCGAAGGCCTGCATTTCGGCCTGTCCTCGCACCGCGCCGAGCACAACTGGTTCTTCGACGGCGGCCGCACGTTCGAGTCCGACGTCAACGATCCGCGCTACGCCGGCCTGTACGGCCCGGCGCAGATCCGGCTGCGCGGCAAGGACGACGCCGACGTCGCCAACGACTGGACGCCGGTGTCGCAGGCCTGGCTGGACGACTGGCTGGCGCGCACCACCGAGCTGGTCGACCGCTACGACCCGGAACTGATCTATTTCGACTGGTGGATCGCCCACCCCACCTTCCGCAGCACCCTGCCGACCATGCTGGCGTACTACTACAACCATGGCGCCGCGCGCGGCGACGGGGTGGTGGTGAACTACAAGCTCGGCGCGTTCCCGGACGGCGCGGGCACGCTGGACATCGAGCGTGGCCAGCTCACCGGCATCCACCCCACCCACTGGCAGACCGACACCTCGGTCAGCAACGCCTCGTGGGGCTACGTGGAGAACGACACCTACAAGACCCCGACCTTCATCGTGCACATGCTGGTGGACGTGGTCAGCAAGAACGGCAACCTCATGCTCAACATCGGCCCGCGCGCCGACGGCTCGATCCCCGACACCGAGCGCGACATCCTGCTGTCGATCGGCAAGTGGCTCAAGACCAACGGCGAGGCGATCTACGACAGCCAGCCGTGGCGCACCTACGGCGAAGGTCCGACCGAAGTGGTCGGCGGCACCTTCCAGGACACCAAGACCAAGCCCTACACCGCCGAGGACTTCCGCTTCACCACCGGCCACGGCGCGCTGTACGCGATCGAGCTGGGCTGGCCGGCCGGCGGCAAGGCGGTGATCCGCTC
- a CDS encoding glucokinase family protein yields MSASSSPVGAAASRAEPFIAADVGGTHVRIGLVARGDATDTAPVKVLDYRKYRCADYPGLAEIIGEFLSGVTGPAPTRGVIASAGYALEDGRVITTNLPWSLSPPEIRERLGLQALHLVNDFEAVAYAASSMDASEVLHVTGPRKAQRGPALVIGPGTGLGAAVWIPANGGAVVLATEAGHAALPLGSELELAMAQRLLRTRSYVPVEHFLSGPGLLNLYRVLCELRDAAPVHATPSEVTAAALAGHDALAREALSAFCGLLGSVVGDMALLYGIQSGIYLAGGFLPQIGEFLAASDFVARYLNKGAMRPALEQIPVKLVEHGQLGVIGAANWFLQQQR; encoded by the coding sequence GTGTCTGCAAGCAGTTCGCCAGTAGGAGCGGCCGCCTCGCGCGCCGAGCCTTTCATCGCCGCCGACGTCGGCGGCACGCATGTCCGGATCGGCCTGGTGGCGCGCGGTGACGCGACCGACACCGCGCCGGTCAAGGTGCTGGACTATCGCAAGTACCGCTGTGCCGACTACCCGGGCCTGGCCGAGATCATCGGCGAGTTCCTGTCCGGGGTGACCGGGCCGGCGCCCACCCGCGGCGTGATCGCCAGCGCCGGCTATGCGCTGGAGGACGGCCGGGTGATCACCACCAACCTGCCGTGGAGCCTGTCGCCGCCGGAGATCCGCGAGCGCCTGGGCCTGCAGGCATTGCACCTGGTCAACGATTTCGAGGCGGTGGCGTACGCGGCCTCGTCAATGGACGCCAGCGAAGTGCTGCACGTGACCGGCCCGCGCAAGGCGCAGCGCGGACCGGCGCTGGTGATCGGCCCGGGGACCGGGCTGGGCGCGGCGGTCTGGATTCCCGCCAACGGCGGCGCCGTGGTGCTGGCCACCGAAGCCGGCCATGCGGCCCTGCCGCTGGGCAGCGAACTGGAGTTGGCCATGGCGCAACGGCTGCTGCGCACGCGCAGCTACGTGCCGGTGGAGCATTTCCTGTCCGGTCCCGGGTTGCTCAACCTCTATAGAGTGTTGTGCGAACTGCGCGACGCTGCGCCGGTGCATGCCACGCCCAGCGAGGTCACCGCGGCGGCGCTGGCCGGGCACGATGCGCTGGCGCGCGAGGCGCTGTCGGCGTTCTGCGGCCTGCTCGGCAGCGTGGTCGGCGACATGGCGCTGCTGTACGGCATCCAGAGCGGCATCTACCTGGCCGGCGGCTTCCTGCCGCAGATCGGCGAATTCCTGGCCGCCAGCGATTTCGTCGCGCGCTACTTGAACAAGGGCGCGATGCGTCCGGCGCTGGAGCAGATCCCGGTGAAGCTCGTGGAGCACGGCCAGCTCGGGGTGATCGGCGCGGCCAACTGGTTCCTGCAGCAGCAGCGGTAG
- a CDS encoding TonB-dependent receptor, translated as MNSRTTTLAISIMAALYLSGNAMAQEAPASGAESKNVQELDTITVTGYRASLEKSQAVKRSANSIVDAISAEDIGKFPDTNAAESLAHLPGISVDRQFGEGEKVSINGTDPALNRVLLNGQTIASGDWGGNPSDTSGRTFNYTLLSPEIIGLMEVYKTPEARIDEGSIGGTVIVHTRKPLDLPKNTIRGSVGYNYNDRSEEGNPRGSALWSWKNDDETFGALISATHDKQDIARAGIEFFGYTTGAGIPATAAISGDGGNVATAKVPAGINSAYFQQTRERNGLQGALQWKPNEQNEFNLTGIYIKGKYNNFSESRYVCPACNSDLQKVTSANVQNGYITSGTVTDGAAGQPYAQLDTNYRESEVTTKSVNLRHDWYGDNWVFTTQVGTTKATGGKNPEYLMKFLLQDGGYNFNYDGSHTGVTYDNNSASNWGLASGQQAGGVEYTTTEDKEKYFQFDAARDLEWGPFNKVLVGYKYINHNNGQNSRGNAIFANQDVLLTDFSPGTTPGGLYDGLGASGDLVTWPTANLNSVLDYLKGLPQPALTPKFGQIYDVKEITSDLYAQMNFEAGKFRGNVGLRYADTKDKSQYYQTSDGGTTYSFQQVSNEYKKPLPSFNIAYDLDDTKVLRFSAAKVIARPRYGDLAGSFSLNSTSGDLTASGGNPDLKPYESTNYDLAAEWYFAPSSMLSAELFYRDIGSYIVSTTTTEILSDPTNGIVNQPYSVTRPVNATGAKVKGASLNYQQAFGYGFGLQANYTYAESSSEDGLNLPYLSRNTYNVIPYWENGPWMVRVNYSYRSKYFTQIGRLDSNVFTDEYKQLDLTASYEINDWMSVNISATNLLDSTYYWYNEVKYAPIGMYKNGRGYQAQLNFKF; from the coding sequence ATGAATAGCCGCACCACTACGTTAGCCATCAGCATCATGGCCGCGCTGTACCTGTCCGGTAATGCAATGGCGCAGGAAGCACCCGCTTCCGGCGCAGAGTCGAAGAACGTCCAGGAACTGGACACGATCACCGTCACCGGCTACCGCGCCTCGCTGGAGAAGAGCCAGGCAGTCAAGCGCTCGGCCAACTCCATCGTCGACGCGATCAGCGCCGAGGACATCGGCAAGTTCCCGGACACCAACGCCGCCGAGTCGCTGGCGCATCTGCCCGGCATCAGCGTGGACCGCCAGTTCGGCGAAGGCGAGAAGGTCAGCATCAACGGCACCGACCCGGCGCTGAACCGCGTGCTGCTCAACGGCCAGACCATCGCTTCGGGCGACTGGGGCGGCAACCCGTCCGACACCAGCGGCCGCACCTTCAACTACACCCTGCTGTCGCCGGAAATCATCGGCCTGATGGAGGTCTACAAGACCCCGGAAGCCCGCATCGACGAAGGCTCAATCGGCGGCACCGTGATCGTGCACACCCGCAAGCCGCTGGACCTGCCGAAGAACACCATCCGCGGCTCGGTCGGCTACAACTACAACGACCGTTCGGAAGAAGGCAATCCGCGCGGCTCGGCGCTGTGGAGCTGGAAGAACGACGACGAGACCTTCGGCGCGCTGATCTCCGCCACCCACGACAAGCAGGACATCGCGCGCGCCGGCATCGAGTTCTTCGGCTACACCACCGGCGCCGGTATCCCCGCCACCGCTGCCATTTCGGGCGACGGAGGTAACGTTGCTACTGCCAAGGTTCCGGCCGGCATCAACAGCGCCTACTTCCAGCAGACCCGCGAGCGCAACGGCCTGCAGGGCGCGCTGCAGTGGAAGCCGAACGAGCAGAACGAGTTCAACCTGACCGGCATCTACATCAAGGGCAAGTACAACAACTTCAGCGAATCGCGCTACGTCTGTCCGGCGTGCAACAGCGATCTGCAGAAGGTGACCAGCGCCAACGTCCAGAACGGCTACATCACCTCCGGCACCGTCACCGATGGCGCCGCCGGCCAGCCGTACGCCCAGCTCGACACCAACTATCGCGAGAGCGAGGTCACCACCAAGAGCGTGAACCTGCGCCACGACTGGTACGGCGACAACTGGGTGTTCACCACCCAGGTCGGCACCACCAAGGCGACCGGCGGCAAGAATCCGGAATACCTGATGAAGTTCCTGCTGCAGGACGGCGGCTACAACTTCAACTACGACGGCTCGCACACCGGCGTCACCTACGACAACAACAGCGCCTCCAACTGGGGCCTGGCGTCCGGCCAGCAGGCCGGCGGCGTCGAGTACACCACCACCGAGGACAAGGAAAAGTACTTCCAGTTCGATGCGGCCCGCGATCTGGAATGGGGCCCGTTCAACAAGGTGCTGGTGGGCTACAAGTACATCAACCACAACAACGGCCAGAACTCGCGCGGCAATGCGATCTTCGCCAACCAGGACGTGCTGCTCACCGATTTCAGCCCGGGCACCACGCCGGGCGGCCTGTACGACGGCCTGGGCGCCAGCGGCGACCTGGTCACCTGGCCGACCGCCAACCTCAACTCGGTGCTGGACTACCTGAAGGGTCTGCCGCAGCCCGCGCTGACGCCCAAGTTCGGCCAGATCTACGACGTCAAGGAAATCACCAGTGACCTGTACGCGCAGATGAACTTCGAGGCCGGCAAGTTCCGCGGCAACGTGGGCCTGCGCTACGCCGACACCAAGGACAAGTCGCAGTACTACCAGACCAGCGATGGCGGCACCACCTACTCGTTCCAGCAGGTCAGCAACGAATACAAGAAGCCGCTGCCGAGCTTCAACATCGCCTATGACCTGGACGACACCAAGGTGCTGCGCTTCTCGGCGGCGAAGGTGATCGCGCGTCCGCGTTACGGCGACCTGGCCGGTTCGTTCTCGCTCAACAGCACCAGCGGCGACCTGACCGCCAGCGGCGGCAACCCGGACCTGAAGCCGTACGAGTCGACCAACTACGACCTGGCCGCCGAATGGTATTTCGCCCCGTCCAGCATGCTGTCGGCGGAACTGTTCTACCGCGACATCGGTTCCTACATCGTCAGCACCACGACCACCGAGATCCTCAGCGACCCGACCAACGGCATCGTCAACCAGCCGTATAGCGTGACCCGTCCGGTCAACGCCACCGGCGCCAAGGTCAAGGGCGCGTCGCTGAACTACCAGCAGGCGTTCGGCTACGGCTTCGGCCTGCAGGCGAACTACACCTATGCCGAGTCCAGCTCCGAGGACGGCCTGAACCTGCCGTACCTGTCGCGCAACACCTACAACGTGATCCCCTACTGGGAAAACGGTCCGTGGATGGTGCGGGTGAACTACAGCTACCGCTCCAAGTACTTCACCCAGATCGGCCGCCTGGACTCGAACGTCTTCACCGACGAGTACAAGCAGCTCGACCTGACCGCCTCGTACGAGATCAACGACTGGATGAGCGTCAACATCAGCGCCACCAACCTGCTCGACTCCACCTACTACTGGTACAACGAGGTCAAGTACGCGCCGATCGGCATGTACAAGAACGGCCGCGGCTACCAGGCGCAGCTGAACTTCAAGTTCTGA